The Vibrio tubiashii DNA window GAGAAAAACTTCTCTCCTTGGCCGGTAATAACCAGAGCATAGACATCCATATTGTTGTTAAGCTCAATCACCAAGTGTTTAAGCTGATTCAAGCTCTGTTTTGTCCAAGTGTTGGCAGGCGGGTTATTCATCGTCAATACAACGACATGGTTATGTATCTTGTGTTCGATAGGATTAACTGATTGCTGTGACATAATCTCTTTCCTTAGAGTATTTCTGAGCCTTCGCTAAGAAGACGTCTTGCAACAATAACGCGCATGATCTCGTTAGTGCCTTCCAAAATCTGATGAACTCTTACATCCCTGAAATGGCGCTCTAATGGGTACTCTTTGATATAACCATAGCCTCCATAGAGCTGAAGTGCCTGATCACAAACCTTAAAGCCCACATCAGTGGCAAAACGTTTCGCCATGGCGCAGTATGTCGTTGCTTCGGGATCACCACTATCGAGTTTGCTTGCCGCTAATCGCACCAATTGACGAGCAGCGACTAACTCAGTCGCCATGTCCGCGAGCTTAAATTGCAGTGCCTGAAAACTGCCGATCGTTTTGCCGAACTGCTTACGCTCATTGACATATTGGATTGCCTGATTGAGCGCTTGTTGGGCAGTGCCAACAGAACAAGTTGCGATGTTTATTCGCCCGCCATCAAGCCCTTTCATAGCAAAGACAAAGCCTTGTCCTTCCTCACCCAGTAAGTAGTCCCTCGGAATAACAACGTTCTCAAACGTAATGCTACGCGTTGGTTGAGAGTTCCAGCCCATTTTGGGTTCTTTTCGCCCATAGCCAATACCTTCGATATTGGCAGGCACCACAAAGGCAGATACACCTTTTGCGCCTTCACTCCCTGTTCTCGCCATCACCACCAACACGTCGGTTTCACCCGCGCCAGATATGAATACTTTGGCTCCGTTGATGACATAGCCATCTTCAGTGAGTTTGGCGGTTGTGGTCAGAGAGGCGGCATCTGATCCAGCGTTTGGCTCCGTTAAGCAGTAGGAGCCTAGCCATTCACCTGTTATTAGCTTGGGACATATATCTTGTTTTACTTTGTCGCTGGCAAAGCTTCCCACCATCCAAGTCACCATGTTATGGATAGTCATAAACGCCGTGGTCGATGTACAGCCCATAGCAAGCTGCTCAAAAATGATCGAAGCATCTAATCGGCTCAGACCTAAGCCGCCTTGCTCTTCAGGGGTGTAAAGACTAAGAAAACCAAGCTCCCCGGCTTCTCTCAGCACCTCTTTAGGGAAGATTTGCTGCTCGTCCCACTCTGCTGCATTGGGCGCTAACTTTTCTCTTGCAAACTGCATTGCGGTGTCGGTAAACGCTCTTTGATCTTCATTGAGTTCGAAGTCCATACCTCCCCCTTTATCGAAGCTGAATCGTCATATTCGGCCCAGATGGAATATCATCATCAAACCAACGCGCTGTAACTGTTTTGGTTTCCGTGTAGAAGCGCACTGCTTGCTTACCATAGGCGTGAAGATCGCCATAGAAGCTGCCTCGCCAGCCGGTAAATGAGAAAAAAGGCAACGGCACTGGAATCGGCACGTTGATCCCGACTTGGCCCACCAGAATCTCATGTTGGTATTTTCTCGCAGCGGCGCCGTTGGCAGTAAATATTGATGTGCCATTACCATATGGGTTGTTGTTTATCAGCTCGATTGCCTCTTCCAACGTCTCAACTTCTAAACACACCAACACAGGGCCGAATATCTCTTGTTGATAGATGGACATATCAGTCGTCACGCCGCTAAACAGCGTTGGAGCGAGCCAGTTTCCATCAGGTAAACCTTCAACCGTACAATTCGTCCCATCCAGTTCGCATTTAGCACCTTGTGCCTTACCTTCCTCAATGAGGCTCATAACACGTTGCTTCGCTTGCTGACTAATAAGGGGGCCATATCCTGCTTGTTCGTCATTCCAAGCGCCAGGTTTAACCTTCGCCATTTCAGAGGCAAGGTCACCGATCCACTCTTTAGAACTGCCCACGAAAACCGCGACAGAAATCGCCATACAGCGCTGCCCTGCCGCCCCCACCGAGGAGCCGACTAAGTTGTTGATGACTTGAGCTTTGTTTGCATCTGGCATCACAACCATATGATTTTTAGCCCCCGCAAACGCTTGAACACGTTTATTGTTAGCCGTGCCCGTATGATAAATGTACTGAGCGACGTTTACCGAGCCAACAAACGAGACGGCCTTGATGACTGGGTGTTCAAGCAGATAGTCCACCTGCTCTTTACCACCATGAATAATCTGTAGAACGCCTTTTGGTGCGCCCGCTTGTTCAAATAATTGAGCCAAACGCATCGCCGTCAAAGGAACTTGTTCGGATGGCTTAAGAACAAAGGTGTTTCCCGCTGCAATGGCGAGCGGAAACATCCACAATGGAATCATTGCAGGAAAGTTAAAAGGCGTGATACCACAACACACACCTAGAGGCTGAATCAGTGAATAGGAGTCAATGTCAGTCGCGACGTTCTCAACCGTTTCTCCCATCATATTGCTGGCGATATTTCCGGCCTGTTCAACAACCTCAATCCCTCGCCAGACATCCCCTTTGGCATCAACCGTGGTTTTACCTGTCTCTTTCGATAAAATTTCAGCAATTTCATCATGGTGCTCTTTCAACAAATGCTGATATCTCAGCATGACCCTAGCACGCTCCGACACCGCCACATTCTTCCATTGATGAAAGACGGTTTCAGCGTTAACAATCGCGCGCTCCATTTCATCTTCGGTAGCGCATGGAAGCTTTGCAATTACTTCGTTGGTTGCTGGGTTAGTCACGTCGATCCACCGACTAGATTGAGATTGGCAAAACTCACCCCCGACGAACAAAGAGACTGTCTGTGTCATTGTGTTTTCCTTTCCGTATTTTTGCTCTTAAACTGGAATCTCGATGGCAATTGCTGTTGCTTCACCACCACCAATACAAATTGCCGCGACCCCTTTCATAGGCTTACGCCTAGTAGCATCCCCATCAATGCCATACGCCTGAAGCTGTCTGAGGCTATAAATCAGAGTCGTCAAAATTCTCGCCCCGCTCGCCCCAATCGGATGCCCCAATGCACACGCTCCGCCTTTAATGTTGACTTTGCTACTATCAAGTTGAAGCTCCTTAACCGCGATCTGAGTAACGACAGCAAAGGCTTCATTGATTTCCCACAAATCGACGTCTTCAGTCTCCCAATCTAAGGCCGAGAGTAATTGTTCGATCGCGTAGACAGGCGCAACCGTAAACTCCGAAGGTTTACGTGCGTGTGTGGAATGCGCTTTGATGATCGCGAGAGGTTTCATTTCAAGACGACTTGCCTTTTCAGACTCCATCAAGATCAAAGCAGCAGCGCCGTCAGATATCGCACTAGAGTTGGCTGCGGTGATTGAACCCTCTTTAGCAAAGACGGGCTTCAGCTTGGGAATTTTATTAGAGTCGATAGAACGTGGCTGCTCGTCATAGCTTAGTGTCTCACCGCTTTTGAGCGTAAGCGGAACTAGCTCATCACCAAACATGTTCTGTTTATCCGCTGCAAGAGCTCGATGAACAGATTGCGTTGCCCATTCATCCATTTGCTCACGTGTGAACGCCAGTTGATCGGCAATTTGTTGGCCGTAAACACCCATAAGTTCGCCCTCATAGGCATCTTGCAGTCCATCTAAGAACATGTGGTCATAAGTGGTTTTATGCCCCATTCGCATGCCGCTACGAGATTCTTTCATTAGGTAAGGGGCGTTTGTCATGCTCTCCATACCACCAGCAACCGCGCATTGAATCGAGCCCAATTTGATTAGATCATGTGCCAGCATCACCGACTTCATTCCAGAGCCACATACTTTGTTTACTGTGGTACAGGGGGTACTTTGCTCAAGACCACCGCCCAAAGCCGCTTGTCTGGTAGGCGCTTGACCACACCCGGCAGGCAGCACGCAACCCATATAGACTTCATCCACTTCGTAAGGTGATAATTCAACCTGTTCAAGCGCACCTTTTATCGCCAGTGCGCCTAGCTGTGGCGAAGAGTAATCAGCCAATAAACCTTGAAACTTTCCCATGGGAGTCCGTTTCGCTGACACTATCCAAATTTCTTTTTGCTCCATTGCGCCGCCCTCTCTGACGTAGCTCTGTTACTCATTGGTGAGTGTTTGTCTTGATGACCAATCTAATTACCGCTCTATCTCTCTATTAAATCGGCCTAACTTAATTTCTTGACGTTTACGTAAGCATAGCACTAACATTTACGTAAACGTAAAGAAACAAAACAAACTAATTTGCAAACTATTTGATTCAACCTTTTTAGAATCAGCCATCAAGCCAAGAATTTAGATAACTAGGAATAGAGTCTCAGTGGAAAAATATAAGATTAGCGATCTCGCCAAAGAATTCGACATCACGACACGTAGCATCCGTTTTTACGAAGATGAGGGACTCATCCAGCCCGAGCGTAAAGGCAGTATGCGCATCTACAACAGGCGAGATAGAACCCGACTGAAGTTAATTCTGCGCGGTAAGCGGCTAGGGTTTTCTCTGGCAGAAATACGTGAACTATTTGAACTTTACGATACTCATCAAGGTGATACTCAGTTAACTGAAATGCTGAAAATCATTGATGAAAAAGAAGCGGTGCTGATGCGCCAACTCGATGACATTAACAATATGCTGAGTGATCTCAACCTTGCTCGCGAACGATGTGAACAGGCATTAGAGGCGAGTCAAACCAGCTAGATAAGCACAAACGTCTTCGAGCTTTTTGAAACAGTAGTTTTGGAAATGATAATTATGGAAACGGTGATTTTGGAATCGATAAGCTAAAAACCGTTCGCTTGGAGGCGTTATGCTATCACAATACATCCCTCTTAATTTTGGGTTAGATGAATCCATCAATCTTCTACGTGAACATGTGTGTGGATTCGCCCAACAACACATAGCGCCTCTCGCAGCAGAGATAGATCGCTCCAATAGTTTCCCTAATCAGCTGTGGCCCGAGCTAGGTAGTATGGGTTTACTGGGTGTGACCGTCAGCGAACAGTACGGTGGCGCAGAAATGGGCTACCTTGCTCATGTCATTGCGATGGAAGAGATCAGTCGCGCCTCTGCTTCTGTCGCTCTGAGTTATGGGGCTCACTCAAACTTATGCGTTAACCAGATATTTCGTAATGGCAACGAGGCTCAACGTACTCAATACCTGCCTAAGCTTATCGAAGGGACTCATATCGGTGCTCTGGCAATGAGTGAACCCAATGCTGGCTCAGACGTGGTGAGCATGCAGCTTAAAGCCGAGTTAAAAGGCGACCACTATCTACTTAATGGCTCAAAAATGTGGATTACAAACGGCCCTGATGCAGATGTTTTGGTGGTTTACGCTAAGACCGAACCTAACAAAGGCTCACATGGCATCACAGCGTTCATTGTCGAGAAAACCTTTCACGGATTCAGCCACGCACAAAAGCTCGATAAGCTAGGCATGCGTGGCTCAAATACCTGCGAGCTAGTATTTGAAAACTGCCAAGTGCCCTTAGAAAACGTTTTGGGCGAAGTTAATCATGGCGTGAAAGTGTTAATGAGCGGGCTTGACTACGAAAGGGTTGTGCTTGCCGCAGGACCCCTTGGGATCATGCAAGCCTGTTTAGATCTTGTCATACCTTATATCCACGACCGTAAACAGTTCGGTCAATCGATCGGTGAGTTCCAACTGGTTCAAGCTAAAGTCGCAGACATGTACACGCGAACCAATGCAGCGCGCGCCTACTTATATGCCGTCGCTGGAGCCTGCGATAGAGGCCATGCAAGCCGAAAAGATGCCGCCGGTGTAATCCTCTATTGTGCTGAACTCGCTACCCAAATCGCCCTCGATGCCATTCAACTTCTAGGCGGAAATGGCTATATCAATGAGTTCCCAGCAGGGCGCCTACTGAGAGACGCAAAACTGTATGAGATTGGAGCTGGCACGTCTGAGATCCGCCGTATGCTCATTGGTCGCGAACTATTCGAAGAAACTCGTTAATGAGGTCACCATGCCAGCGATAAAAACCAAAATTAAAAAAGATGCCCAGCTCTATGCGGACAACTTCGCCGCAATGGAATCGCTTGTAACAAAGCTGCAAACTGATATCGACACAATCAAGCTTGGCGGCGGGGAAAAAGCGCTCGAACATCAACGCCGAAAAGGTAAACTTCCCGTTCGTGAACGTATCACAATGTTACTTGATGAAAACAGTCAGTTTCTGGAAGTTGGTCAGTTCGCTGCCTGGCAAGTCTATGACGACAACGTACCATGCGCCGGGGTTGTGGCGGGTGTAGGACAAATCAATGGTCACCAATGCATGGTGATCGCCAACGATCCTTCGGTAAAAGGAGGAACCTACTACCCCCTAACGGTTAAAAAGCACCTCAGAGCACAAGAAATTGCCAAGCGCTGCAAACTGCCTTGTGTCTATCTCGTCGACTCTGGAGGAGCCAACTTACCTCATCAGGCAGAAGTCTTCGCCGATAAAGAACATTTTGGACGAATTTTCTTTAATCAAGCGCGCATGTCAGCACAAGGTATCCCGCAGATTGCTGTGGTACTAGGTCTTTGTACCGCTGGCGGCGCTTATATTCCCGCGATGTCCGATGTTGCAATCATGGTGAAACAACAAGGCACTATCTTTTTAGCAGGCCCACCACTTGTCAAAGCCGCCACAGGTGAAGTGGTCACCGAAGAAGAGTTAGGGGGAGCAGATGTACACTGCCGGAAATCTGGGGTTGCCGACTACTATGCCGAAAATGAGCATCACGCAATGCTGCTAGCGCGAGAGGCTGTTTCAAACGCCAACCTACCCTGTGAATTGAGCCAATCGCTTAATGATTTTGCTCCGCCTCGTTATGCTGCAGAAGAGATTTACGGTGTAGTTAACGACAATTTGCGATTGTCTTTTGATGTCAGAGAGATCATCGCCCGAGTCGTTGATGGCTCTGAGTTTGACGAGTTTAAAGCGCTATTTGGCACCACTTTGGTATGTGGCTTCGCCAAGATAGAAGGTCAGTTAATCGGCATTGTGGCTAACAATGGCATCCTGTTTTCTGAGTCAGCGCAAAAAGGGGCGCACTTTATCGAGCTGTGCGCCAAACGAAAGATACCGCTACTATTTTTACAAAACATCACTGGTTTTATGGTCGGTAAAAGAGTGGAAGAAGGGGGCATCGCCAAAAATGGTGCCAAACTCGTTATGGCAGTCGCATGTGCGGATGTTCCAAAGTTCACCATCATAATTGGCGGTTCCTATGGTGCAGGTAACTACGGAATGTGTGGCCGAGCTTATGAACCCACAATGATGTGGATGTGGCCTAATGCTCGTATCTCTGTCATGGGAGGCGAGCAAGCCGCTGGGGTACTCACCCAAGTAAAAGGCCAGGTTATGCAAAGACAAGGGAAAGAGTGGCAAGCGCAAGAAGAACAAGCCTTCCGCGAAGAGATCCTTGATTTGTATGAAACCCAAGGACACCCCTACTACGCCAGCGCTAGGCTGTGGGACGATGGCATTATCGACCCGAAAGAGACCCGCAATGTTTTAGCCCATGCACTGCGTATTGCTCTCAATGCGCCCGTTGAAGATAGCCAATTTGGAATATTTAGGATGTGACGACATGAGCCGCAACAGCCGTATAACCAAAAAAAGTGATGTTCTAGTACATCTAGTGGAAAACGGTATTGCTCACTTGGCACTTAATCGCCCAAGTAGCGCAAATGCCTTCAACGCTGAGCTTATTTCGCAGTTAATCGCTCACTTAGATGCCTTATCGTCAGACACTCGTGTCCGAGCGCTGATCCTTTCAGGCAATGGCAAACATTTCTCTGCAGGTGCTGACATAGAATGGATGCGTTCAATGGCGGCAAAGAGTCAGCAAGAAAATCAACTTGATGCTTTTCAGCTGGCCACTTTGCTCGATAAGTTAGATCGTTTCCCTCACCCAAGTGTGGCAGTGGTTCAGGGGAGCGCATTTGGTGGGGCACTTGGCCTAGTCTGCTGCTGTGACATGGTTATTGCGCATGAGAGCGCACTGTTTTGTTTAAGCGAAGTGAAGTTGGGGCTTGTCCCAGCAACCATAGGCCCCTACGTGATTCGCACCATTGGCGTTAGAAATGCTCGCCGCTATATGCTTTCCGCGGAAAAAATCGATGCTTACACCGCTCAGTCACTCAATATCGTTCATCAGCTATCAAATTCTGACCAACTAAAAGAGCAAGCATGCGAATGGATTGCACCGCTACTAAAACACAGCCCTCAAGCTTTGGTCGAAGCCAAAAAACTCTGCCATCATTGCTATCAGGCGCCAATTGATGAGTCGATGAAAAGCTGCACCAGCGAGCTGATTGCCAATATTCGCGTCTCACCCCAAGGGCAAGAAGGTTTGTCAGCCTTTCTCGAAAAACGCGCTCCTAAATGGAATTCGGAGTAAAGCAATGAGCCAACACATTAAGCTTCCCAAATCCGTGAATATCGTTGAGGTCGGCCCCCGAGACGGATTGCAGAATGAAGCTACACTCCCGCTTAATGTTAAGGTCGCGTTGATTGATCAACTCTCTCAAACTGGCCTTACTCATATTGAATCCGGCGCTTTTGTTTCCGAATCTAAAATACCGCAAATGGCCAACTCCCGTGAGGTGTTCGCGACTATCAATCGCCAACACCCTATTATTTATTCGGCCTTAACGCCCAATGTTCGTGGTTTAGAATCAGCCCTTGAGTGTGGTGTGGATCAGGTTGCGGTATTCACTGCGGCATCAGAAGGTTTTTGCCAACGTAATATTAACTGCTCGATTTCGCAGAGTTTAGAGCGATTTGAAGACGTTATAGAGTTGGCATCAAAGCATAATCTGCCCGTTCGAGGTTACCTATCTTGTATCATTGATTGCCCTTACGACGGGGCAACCGTTCCCAAACAAGTCGCGGATATTGCTCAGGAAATGTTGGATATGGGCTGCTATGAAGTTTCCCTTGGCGATACGGTAGGCACAGGCACTCCTTTAAAAGTCGCCCATGTCCTAGAGGCGGTGTTCTCGACCACCTCTCCTTCGCATGTCGCTGCTCATTTTCATGATACTTATGGACAGGCGCTGGCCAACTTATACCAAGCACTGCTCATGGGCGTATCAACCATTGATTCAAGCGTCGCAGGATTAGGTGGATGTCCCTATGCGAAAGGGGCAGCGGGCAATGTCGCCACAGAAGATGTACTTTATCTTTGCCAAGGGTTAGGTATCTCCACTGGGGTAAATTTAGCTAAAGTGACCCAAACGGCATGGATGATTTGTCAGCAGCTAAATAAACAACCGACATCAAAAGTCTCGCTAGCGGCTCACCCCGTTTCATTTCAATAATTCTGTGCCGAACCTCCAATTTTCCGGTCTGCTTTCTAAAAAGCACGTGAATTCATTGAGATAACTGTGTTAATTATCGTTAAATTACTTGAACCAAAGTCACAGTATTAATTTAGTTTCGCTTTTGCAATCTAAGTGGCGCTTTGTAACAGGCTATCGAATTACAACAATGAACATATTAGTGTGTGACGACTCGGTTATTGCCCGAAAATCAATCATCGGCAGAATTGCTCCCTCAACCAATATCACCATTCATCAGGCTGAGCACGGCAAAGAAGCGCTCGAAGTTATGTTAGCTCACAATATTGATCTGCTTTTCTTAGACCTCACCATGCCCGTGATGGATGGTTTTGAGGTACTAGCTTCAATGCCTGTGAGCCCGTACCCTACTCAAGTGGTAGTGGTTTCAGGTGACATTCAGTCAGAGGCCAAATCTCGATGTATGGATTTAGGTGCCCAGCACTTTATCGAGAAGCCTTTTGTCACCTCCGATTTAATCGCACTATTTGACCACTATCGATTACCTTTAAGAAATACCGACGTCAGACCAAACCAGCAAAGTAGCAAACCCATCGATTTAATGGCGGCGATTCGTGAAATGAGTAACGTTGCGCTAGGGGCGAGTGCTTCATTAATTGCTCAGCAAATGGGTCGTTTTATCGAGATGCCCCTACCTAACGTGGCTTCATTACATCAGTCCGAACTGACTATGACGGTTCAAGATATCGTTAACAATTCTGAATCTCGTGCTGTCTCACAACGATTCGTTGGCAACGGTATTAATGGTGAAGCTTTAGTCTGCCTGCATGGCTCTGGATTTGAGCTGCTCGCTCGCTCAGACGATGACGCCCTTAGCAGCTCAGTCAATGAGGTGATTCTCGATCTATCCAATTTGTTGGTCTCATCATTTCTCAACTCTTTCAGTAAACAACTAGACATTGCAATTTCGCTGCGCCAACCGATCGTTTTAGAAAAAGAGCTGTTGCAAGTTTCACTGGGTTGCGACCAATTTCTGAAAGACTATGAGCAGGATATTTTTACCATAGAGTTCGTTTACAAAGCGGAGAATCTAGATATCGCCTGCGACATCATTTTCTTGATGGATTATGAATCTTTGAATGCAATTGAAGACATTTTGGAGAGTGTATTGTGAACTCCACAGATATCGGCGACTTACATTGGGTAATGCAAATCCTTGGCGATTTAGATGCAGGGCTGATCGTCATTGATCGAGAATACAAGGTCTGTGTCTGGAACACCTTTATGCAATCTTATAGCGGAATCAGTGCCGAAAAGATTCTCGGTAAAACCCTTTTTGACGCGGTCGATGACTTGCCTGAACTCTGGCTTCGCAGCAAAGTCAGTACGGCATTTACGTTGAATAGCCGCGGCTTCTCTTGCTGGGAAGATCGCCCATTTCTGTTCAAATTCAAAAACTTCAGTCCAATATCTAACGGCCTGAAGGAGATGCGCCAGAACATCACCTTCTCTCCTCTCACCTCTGTTAACGGTGAGGTGTCACATGTAAGTATCATCATCAATGATGTCAGTGACATAGCAAAAAACAAAATTCACCTTACTGATTCCAATCAAAAGCTGTCTGACCTGAGCAGAACTGATGGTCTCACTAAGCTATTTAACCGAGCGCATTGGGAAAGTTGCTTACAAAAAGAGTTCGAACATTGCCAAGTGACGGGAGCGAGTTCATCTCTGGTTATATTTGATATCGACCACTTCAAGCGAGTAAATGACACCTACGGGCACACAGTCGGTGATGAAGTCATTCGCCACACTGCGAGTGAACTGAGAAAAGCCTCTCGCGGCTCTGATGTCTGTGGTAGATATGGCGGTGAAGAGTTCACTGTACTGCTACCGGGAACCTGCGCCGCTCAAGCTCTCTATTTTACTGAACGACTACGTAAACGTATTGAGCAAGCGAGCGTTGACTGTGAGCATCATTCAGTGAAATACACCATCAGCCTCGGCATATGCGAATTATCGCCTTACCAAACTAGCCATTTGACTTGGTTAGAGCATGCCGATAAATCACTCTATTTCTCGAA harbors:
- a CDS encoding acyl-CoA dehydrogenase family protein, with protein sequence MDFELNEDQRAFTDTAMQFAREKLAPNAAEWDEQQIFPKEVLREAGELGFLSLYTPEEQGGLGLSRLDASIIFEQLAMGCTSTTAFMTIHNMVTWMVGSFASDKVKQDICPKLITGEWLGSYCLTEPNAGSDAASLTTTAKLTEDGYVINGAKVFISGAGETDVLVVMARTGSEGAKGVSAFVVPANIEGIGYGRKEPKMGWNSQPTRSITFENVVIPRDYLLGEEGQGFVFAMKGLDGGRINIATCSVGTAQQALNQAIQYVNERKQFGKTIGSFQALQFKLADMATELVAARQLVRLAASKLDSGDPEATTYCAMAKRFATDVGFKVCDQALQLYGGYGYIKEYPLERHFRDVRVHQILEGTNEIMRVIVARRLLSEGSEIL
- a CDS encoding CoA-acylating methylmalonate-semialdehyde dehydrogenase encodes the protein MTQTVSLFVGGEFCQSQSSRWIDVTNPATNEVIAKLPCATEDEMERAIVNAETVFHQWKNVAVSERARVMLRYQHLLKEHHDEIAEILSKETGKTTVDAKGDVWRGIEVVEQAGNIASNMMGETVENVATDIDSYSLIQPLGVCCGITPFNFPAMIPLWMFPLAIAAGNTFVLKPSEQVPLTAMRLAQLFEQAGAPKGVLQIIHGGKEQVDYLLEHPVIKAVSFVGSVNVAQYIYHTGTANNKRVQAFAGAKNHMVVMPDANKAQVINNLVGSSVGAAGQRCMAISVAVFVGSSKEWIGDLASEMAKVKPGAWNDEQAGYGPLISQQAKQRVMSLIEEGKAQGAKCELDGTNCTVEGLPDGNWLAPTLFSGVTTDMSIYQQEIFGPVLVCLEVETLEEAIELINNNPYGNGTSIFTANGAAARKYQHEILVGQVGINVPIPVPLPFFSFTGWRGSFYGDLHAYGKQAVRFYTETKTVTARWFDDDIPSGPNMTIQLR
- a CDS encoding thiolase family protein; this translates as MEQKEIWIVSAKRTPMGKFQGLLADYSSPQLGALAIKGALEQVELSPYEVDEVYMGCVLPAGCGQAPTRQAALGGGLEQSTPCTTVNKVCGSGMKSVMLAHDLIKLGSIQCAVAGGMESMTNAPYLMKESRSGMRMGHKTTYDHMFLDGLQDAYEGELMGVYGQQIADQLAFTREQMDEWATQSVHRALAADKQNMFGDELVPLTLKSGETLSYDEQPRSIDSNKIPKLKPVFAKEGSITAANSSAISDGAAALILMESEKASRLEMKPLAIIKAHSTHARKPSEFTVAPVYAIEQLLSALDWETEDVDLWEINEAFAVVTQIAVKELQLDSSKVNIKGGACALGHPIGASGARILTTLIYSLRQLQAYGIDGDATRRKPMKGVAAICIGGGEATAIAIEIPV
- a CDS encoding MerR family transcriptional regulator, which codes for MEKYKISDLAKEFDITTRSIRFYEDEGLIQPERKGSMRIYNRRDRTRLKLILRGKRLGFSLAEIRELFELYDTHQGDTQLTEMLKIIDEKEAVLMRQLDDINNMLSDLNLARERCEQALEASQTS
- a CDS encoding isovaleryl-CoA dehydrogenase; protein product: MLSQYIPLNFGLDESINLLREHVCGFAQQHIAPLAAEIDRSNSFPNQLWPELGSMGLLGVTVSEQYGGAEMGYLAHVIAMEEISRASASVALSYGAHSNLCVNQIFRNGNEAQRTQYLPKLIEGTHIGALAMSEPNAGSDVVSMQLKAELKGDHYLLNGSKMWITNGPDADVLVVYAKTEPNKGSHGITAFIVEKTFHGFSHAQKLDKLGMRGSNTCELVFENCQVPLENVLGEVNHGVKVLMSGLDYERVVLAAGPLGIMQACLDLVIPYIHDRKQFGQSIGEFQLVQAKVADMYTRTNAARAYLYAVAGACDRGHASRKDAAGVILYCAELATQIALDAIQLLGGNGYINEFPAGRLLRDAKLYEIGAGTSEIRRMLIGRELFEETR
- a CDS encoding carboxyl transferase domain-containing protein, which translates into the protein MPAIKTKIKKDAQLYADNFAAMESLVTKLQTDIDTIKLGGGEKALEHQRRKGKLPVRERITMLLDENSQFLEVGQFAAWQVYDDNVPCAGVVAGVGQINGHQCMVIANDPSVKGGTYYPLTVKKHLRAQEIAKRCKLPCVYLVDSGGANLPHQAEVFADKEHFGRIFFNQARMSAQGIPQIAVVLGLCTAGGAYIPAMSDVAIMVKQQGTIFLAGPPLVKAATGEVVTEEELGGADVHCRKSGVADYYAENEHHAMLLAREAVSNANLPCELSQSLNDFAPPRYAAEEIYGVVNDNLRLSFDVREIIARVVDGSEFDEFKALFGTTLVCGFAKIEGQLIGIVANNGILFSESAQKGAHFIELCAKRKIPLLFLQNITGFMVGKRVEEGGIAKNGAKLVMAVACADVPKFTIIIGGSYGAGNYGMCGRAYEPTMMWMWPNARISVMGGEQAAGVLTQVKGQVMQRQGKEWQAQEEQAFREEILDLYETQGHPYYASARLWDDGIIDPKETRNVLAHALRIALNAPVEDSQFGIFRM
- a CDS encoding enoyl-CoA hydratase-related protein; amino-acid sequence: MSRNSRITKKSDVLVHLVENGIAHLALNRPSSANAFNAELISQLIAHLDALSSDTRVRALILSGNGKHFSAGADIEWMRSMAAKSQQENQLDAFQLATLLDKLDRFPHPSVAVVQGSAFGGALGLVCCCDMVIAHESALFCLSEVKLGLVPATIGPYVIRTIGVRNARRYMLSAEKIDAYTAQSLNIVHQLSNSDQLKEQACEWIAPLLKHSPQALVEAKKLCHHCYQAPIDESMKSCTSELIANIRVSPQGQEGLSAFLEKRAPKWNSE
- a CDS encoding hydroxymethylglutaryl-CoA lyase, with amino-acid sequence MSQHIKLPKSVNIVEVGPRDGLQNEATLPLNVKVALIDQLSQTGLTHIESGAFVSESKIPQMANSREVFATINRQHPIIYSALTPNVRGLESALECGVDQVAVFTAASEGFCQRNINCSISQSLERFEDVIELASKHNLPVRGYLSCIIDCPYDGATVPKQVADIAQEMLDMGCYEVSLGDTVGTGTPLKVAHVLEAVFSTTSPSHVAAHFHDTYGQALANLYQALLMGVSTIDSSVAGLGGCPYAKGAAGNVATEDVLYLCQGLGISTGVNLAKVTQTAWMICQQLNKQPTSKVSLAAHPVSFQ
- a CDS encoding response regulator; its protein translation is MNILVCDDSVIARKSIIGRIAPSTNITIHQAEHGKEALEVMLAHNIDLLFLDLTMPVMDGFEVLASMPVSPYPTQVVVVSGDIQSEAKSRCMDLGAQHFIEKPFVTSDLIALFDHYRLPLRNTDVRPNQQSSKPIDLMAAIREMSNVALGASASLIAQQMGRFIEMPLPNVASLHQSELTMTVQDIVNNSESRAVSQRFVGNGINGEALVCLHGSGFELLARSDDDALSSSVNEVILDLSNLLVSSFLNSFSKQLDIAISLRQPIVLEKELLQVSLGCDQFLKDYEQDIFTIEFVYKAENLDIACDIIFLMDYESLNAIEDILESVL
- a CDS encoding sensor domain-containing diguanylate cyclase, which translates into the protein MQILGDLDAGLIVIDREYKVCVWNTFMQSYSGISAEKILGKTLFDAVDDLPELWLRSKVSTAFTLNSRGFSCWEDRPFLFKFKNFSPISNGLKEMRQNITFSPLTSVNGEVSHVSIIINDVSDIAKNKIHLTDSNQKLSDLSRTDGLTKLFNRAHWESCLQKEFEHCQVTGASSSLVIFDIDHFKRVNDTYGHTVGDEVIRHTASELRKASRGSDVCGRYGGEEFTVLLPGTCAAQALYFTERLRKRIEQASVDCEHHSVKYTISLGICELSPYQTSHLTWLEHADKSLYFSKQSGRNRSTVFDPALIR